In the genome of Primulina tabacum isolate GXHZ01 chromosome 13, ASM2559414v2, whole genome shotgun sequence, the window aatttacaaatttttccCAGAATCTGAACTTTAACCTCACTTTCCTCTTCTTCTATTCTCCACTTCTTCTATTTATATATCCacctttctttcttcttttcaagCCTTAATCTTCATCTCTTTCTCTCTCATGCTGCTTCTGGTTCTAGTTTCTTAAGCATCTGGCTAGCACTTGAATTTGTAATATTAACAGATCTTCATGTGCTGTAATCAAGAGGAATAATCGGAAGAATTCCATTTTTAGCTGGAGAGATGAGTTGCAATGGATGCCGGGTTCTTCGGAAGGGATGCAGTGAAACGTGTGTTTTGAGGAACTGTTTACGGTGGATTGAAAGCCCCGAATCACAAGGTCACGCCACCGTTTTTGTAGCCAAATTCTTCGGCCGCGCCGGCCTCATGTCCTTCATCTCCGCCGTCCCAGAAAATCAGAGACCTGGtgattattttttcaaatttagcATCCACTATTCTTTAGCTGACCATTTTCAATTGAAACTAATATGAATAACTTGCGCAGCCCTCTTCCAGTCTCTGCTCTTTGAAGCTGCCGGAAGAACGGTGAACCCTGTAAACGGGGCGGTGGGGCTTCTCTGGACCGGGAACTGGCACGTTTGCCAGACGGCGGTTGAGACCGTTCTCCTTGGTGGCACGTTGAAGCCGATCACGGAGTTTCTCTGCGGTGCGCCGGATCCCGGCGACTTGTCCGAGTGCACGAACATGTTCGATCTCCGAGATCCATCCCTGACGTCACGGTCCAAGTTGCAGAAGCGCCGCCGTCTCCCGGAGGAGCCGGCCAGGATCATGCAGTTATCTGATCTTGATCTTAGTTTGACACCGGGTTTCCAGGGCAAAAAGACGAGCCTTTTACCCGTGGAGCGGCGACTCGGGAGCCCATCAATGAATTCTGAAGAATCCATGACGACAACTTGTGGAGATCATCAAactaaaaatgaaataaaacttCTAAACTTGTTCGATTAACTTGGTAACAAGAAAGGATGGATGAATCTTCTGTTATCAGCCTCGACTCGTTGTTTAGCTCTTTTCCTGTATTAATGTTTCCGGGAATTTTATTCCGGTGAGGTACGGTAGCTCACGGGCGGCGCAAGATTTCCCACTTTTCCCTCGTAGTAATTATTGTCAAGGAAAAGAAGGGGAAGATGAAAGTTTTGCCTGTGATTACTTTCTCCTCATTAATGTAATTTCTTGAATCGTGTCTAATGACTTGGACTTGAATTATTGGCATACTTTTTAGAGCATTCTGCCCTTTTTCCAGTGGTTCACTTCTATTTCTTGATTTATATGCATGTCATTTTTTTTACATGATAGTGATATTTTACTTCTAATTCATCTTTGATTTATTCTTCTTGCACATGGGAGTGATGATATTTGCTGTGGCCTACGCCAAATATTGAATCTTATTATTAAACAtcaggaaaataaatttttttttttgaattgtataTTCTCGAGAATAGGAGTAATATGTTTATTGAAAGATCTTGTATCGTACACAAGCATCGAGTATGTTTTATCGTCTACGTCCTTGACTTAGTTATCGATCTGCGTTCTGAACAAACATTGACGATAACAGGGAATGAAGAAAGGAATCTCAAAACTCCAATCACATTGGAGGGAAGCCAGTTCAATTCCTACTTGCTTGGGGTCTAACTTTGACTCAATTATATTCATTTAAATTGCGTGTCAGTAGGTATTTTATCTAGCAGtccaaatataattaaatttcttaaatCCAAAATACCAGCCTGTTGGTGATAGATAATAATAAAGTATATATGTATCATCCGAACTTATCCACATAACAAGAAAGTTGTTGGACGTTTCTTGGAATATATTATGATTCTAAAAGGTTAAATATATGTATCAATGGGGCTGAGCTTCGTGGCTTTTATTACTAATGGGTGTGTAAATTTGGGGACCTTTCGGCGCATACAGCAGCTAATTCTATGGGAGGGGCAAATAAATTGCTAGGATGGAGTCGATTGGCCTTTGGAGTGTGCGAAGCGGCgtaacatatattttatataatatatcgtACGTAATAAATTCacttaattataatatatcGTACGTTGCATTCCTTCTTTTGcccaaaaaggaaaaaaaatgttaaaaatataattttaaaaacaaacagGATAGCTGATCCACATTCCACGTTGATAAGATTTGAAACTATAGAAGTCGTGTTTGTGAGATTATGTCCTAAAACTCTCAAAAGAGACACGGGTTGGAATTCAAATGACAGCGAAAAACCTTTCAtctttataaaaccgttgtcaatATCAGGTAATGAAGAACGAAGATTTAAGTCTGAAAACTTGTATATTATATtcaaaaatgtataattttttttgtttttataataattatcacATTTGCTTCATAATTGTAATTAATGACTAAAAAACTATTTCAAATTTCTAATAAATTTTCAACAAACGCAATGAAATGCCCGTAGCTATCGCTATCTGAATTCTAGAAACATATAATCACTTCCTGCTCAAAATGTTGAGCATTAGCTACGGAACTTTCAGGTAGTGGAGAATTTGATAACATTGCCAATTTTGGGAACACGTAAATTGCTCGTTCATAATATATAGTTCAAAGGCAAATTAAATGGTTTTATTTTAGGGATAAAATGTAATGGTTTTCCAACGATATGGCCAACTTACACATGGTTGGGAAGTGGGATGTATGATTATGGACCGCAAACATTGTATAATGTATATCGTATTTTTTTAAGGGAATTGTATATTGTAATATTGAAACCAAGACAAGTGGATAGTGTGGAGCGGGTGTCACCACTGCTCCTTTTCATTCAACTCGGCAAATCACGACAAATTTTCCAAGCTTCTTGGCAATAACTATTAAGTacttcaattatatatatttattaaataaaaatgtttttactagtctaatattaaataaatccGGAAAAAAATGTGTcactattttttaataaattaaataaaaataaaatatgaaatttgtTTCTAAAGAGTTGAGGAGACTACTTAATAACAAATATCCTGTAAAGTTTCTTCAACTCTATTTTGTAATGTATATTCAAGGTATATGACGACCTTTATTCCATAAATTATAACGTTCTCTAAAATACATGATATGGACTctgtcaaatatttttaaaaaacctaaaactttttaattattaaaacagcatttaaaatcaaattaaatgtAATTTGTATGTATAACTCACATAAATTTGAATTTGTGATCTTAGGTAGTACTTATTAGAGTTTATTTGAAATACTTTCAAGCTAGCGAAATGTTTTGAAAATCGTACTTGGAAAATGAGAGAATTAAAATAAAGCTTTGAAGATAATGCAAATTGGCAAAGTAGTCGGGTCCCTCTTGGCTTGTCTATTATGAAAACAGTGCTTATTTT includes:
- the LOC142523172 gene encoding LOB domain-containing protein 37-like, which produces MSCNGCRVLRKGCSETCVLRNCLRWIESPESQGHATVFVAKFFGRAGLMSFISAVPENQRPALFQSLLFEAAGRTVNPVNGAVGLLWTGNWHVCQTAVETVLLGGTLKPITEFLCGAPDPGDLSECTNMFDLRDPSLTSRSKLQKRRRLPEEPARIMQLSDLDLSLTPGFQGKKTSLLPVERRLGSPSMNSEESMTTTCGDHQTKNEIKLLNLFD